From Methanococcus maripaludis, the proteins below share one genomic window:
- a CDS encoding tetratricopeptide repeat protein, with protein MKKELILLGILISIVFAGCVDQNPEEYYLEGVLQYDAGNYTESIDLFEKAIQLDPEESKYWLMKGKALYNLERYEEAVDCYNYVINVIEDEYNKDVWAAKADALRYIEGKEVEAEIAEARAK; from the coding sequence TTGAAAAAAGAATTGATATTACTTGGTATTTTAATTTCGATAGTATTTGCAGGATGTGTTGATCAAAACCCTGAAGAATATTATTTAGAAGGTGTTTTACAGTACGATGCTGGAAATTATACTGAATCGATAGATTTATTTGAAAAAGCAATTCAATTGGACCCCGAAGAATCGAAATATTGGCTCATGAAGGGAAAAGCGCTCTATAATTTGGAAAGATACGAAGAAGCAGTTGATTGCTACAATTATGTCATAAATGTAATTGAAGATGAATACAATAAAGATGTTTGGGCTGCAAAAGCAGACGCTTTAAGGTATATTGAAGGAAAAGAAGTCGAAGCAGAAATCGCTGAAGCAAGAGCAAAATAG